A single genomic interval of Nonomuraea rubra harbors:
- a CDS encoding TIGR03854 family LLM class F420-dependent oxidoreductase: MKVRIGVAPPPGDHPDRLAGLAERAEALGIDSLWLSEIVHGPSVEPIVGMAYTLAATRRLKVGTGVAILPGRHPVRVAKQLASLAALAPKRVLPAFGLTPARPAEREAFPVPGPRGAVFDESLELLRLLLRQEKVTFHGEFFTVENAGVGPLPAKPLDIWVGGSGERALRRAGRLADGWLASFLTPDQAAAGRTAIAAHAAEAGREIEADHYGTSLAVAATEIPATTIDAIARRNPGADPTEIVPVGWAAARDLIGRFVEAGITKFVVRPATPVSSAERWLDEFADHLMPLQN, translated from the coding sequence ATGAAGGTACGTATCGGGGTCGCGCCGCCACCTGGAGACCACCCTGACCGCCTCGCCGGGCTCGCGGAGCGGGCCGAGGCTCTCGGGATCGACTCCCTGTGGCTGTCGGAGATCGTCCACGGGCCGTCCGTCGAGCCCATCGTCGGCATGGCCTACACGCTGGCCGCCACCCGCAGGCTGAAGGTCGGCACGGGGGTGGCGATCCTGCCGGGCCGCCACCCGGTGCGGGTGGCCAAGCAACTCGCATCGCTGGCCGCGCTCGCCCCCAAGCGCGTGCTGCCGGCCTTCGGACTGACGCCGGCCAGGCCCGCCGAACGGGAGGCGTTCCCCGTCCCCGGGCCACGCGGCGCGGTGTTCGACGAGTCGCTCGAACTGCTCAGGCTGCTCCTGCGGCAGGAAAAGGTGACCTTCCACGGCGAGTTCTTCACGGTCGAGAACGCCGGGGTCGGCCCGCTGCCGGCCAAGCCGCTCGACATCTGGGTCGGCGGCAGCGGGGAGCGCGCCCTGCGCCGCGCCGGCCGGCTCGCCGACGGCTGGCTGGCCAGCTTCCTCACCCCTGACCAGGCCGCCGCCGGCCGCACGGCGATCGCGGCGCACGCGGCCGAGGCCGGCCGCGAGATCGAGGCCGACCACTACGGCACCAGCCTCGCCGTGGCCGCGACCGAGATCCCCGCCACCACGATCGACGCCATCGCCCGGCGCAACCCCGGCGCAGACCCCACCGAGATCGTCCCGGTCGGCTGGGCCGCCGCCCGCGACCTGATCGGGCGCTTCGTCGAGGCCGGGATCACCAAATTCGTCGTACGGCCCGCCACACCCGTGTCTTCGGCCGAGCGCTGGCTCGACGAGTTCGCCGACCACCTCATGCCGCTGCAGAACTGA
- a CDS encoding ATP-binding protein, translated as MNETHVRRSAPSDALPPALIGRDDAMAAMVAAVSQHALVLVEGESGIGKSRMLDECLADPALRGRTVLMAACPPLREPFPLGAVVDGLRAFHERLGELALSPLAGALRTLFPEWASWLPPALEALPDPQETRHRLFRALGELIDALGVDVLVVEDAHWADAATLDWLLTLTTSHGAARSIVVTYRPLDVGEGSPLLRLTSRPPRNMSWERIALEPLDVPQTGALVKSMFATADVSDHFAAFLHEHTGGIPLALEETVRLLRARRDIFRSESGWRRRITEELRVPPTVRDSVLERVTRLDPPTRAVLEAAAVLEAPAGEALIAAVAGLDEAAVQDSLAVALASGLLREAGRGAFGFNHVLASRAVAEATPIPSRRRLHHRAALALSESEHPPVVRLCRHFRESGDVEEWCRYAEAAAELAMEAGDGHTTVAMMLDLLTAADHPVERLVRLARRLGAAVSATAEPLLGLGERVRAALEETLAHPGLPAEARGELGLRLGRLRFHLGEFEAAMAGLEAAMPDLQDRPELAVQAMLLLANPMIRAWPRARHLEWAGRAERLFPLVGLPVERAAFLSNQAAALLCLGEEDGWRVARALPTDGDSRLERQEIARGRLMAGQFCTLWGRHDDARAYLDSSAALVERAGYRRIEDVLRLARAHLAWHDGHWDGLDDVAAELAGSETADEATRLEARMILGCLDLARGVPQRAEQRLREVLAASLERGHADPFIFPDVALARILLARGEPEAAVEITEPMLEMIVRKDVWLWATELLPVHLDVLAAVGRTEERAGLAAAFAAGMAGRDAPAAAAAVVTCQAMVAADPEAAAGLFGRAAAMWAALPRPYDGLLAAERQGRRLLDAGERERGLAVLEESQRELAALGARWDADRVAHLLREQGVEVARPWRGGRRGYGDRLSPRELEIVRLVALGWTNKRIAESLTLSPRTVERHLSASMRKLSVTTRTALVTTAAADGLLDETPT; from the coding sequence ATGAACGAAACTCATGTTCGGCGGAGTGCGCCCTCGGACGCGCTCCCGCCGGCGCTCATCGGCCGCGACGACGCCATGGCCGCAATGGTCGCCGCGGTGTCACAACACGCCCTCGTGCTCGTCGAGGGGGAGTCAGGCATCGGCAAGTCCCGCATGCTGGACGAGTGCCTGGCCGATCCCGCCTTACGCGGCCGTACCGTGCTGATGGCCGCCTGCCCGCCCCTGCGGGAACCGTTCCCGCTCGGCGCGGTGGTGGACGGGCTGCGGGCCTTCCACGAGCGCCTGGGCGAGCTGGCGCTGAGCCCGCTCGCCGGTGCGCTGCGCACGCTGTTCCCCGAGTGGGCGTCGTGGCTGCCGCCGGCGCTGGAGGCGCTGCCCGACCCGCAGGAGACACGCCACCGGCTCTTCCGCGCGCTCGGCGAGCTGATCGACGCGCTCGGAGTGGACGTGCTGGTGGTCGAGGACGCGCACTGGGCGGACGCGGCCACGCTCGACTGGCTGCTCACCCTCACCACCTCGCATGGCGCCGCGCGCTCGATCGTGGTCACCTATCGGCCGCTCGACGTCGGCGAGGGCTCGCCGCTGCTGCGCCTGACCTCGCGCCCGCCCAGGAACATGTCCTGGGAACGCATCGCGCTGGAGCCGCTGGACGTGCCGCAGACCGGCGCCCTGGTGAAGTCGATGTTCGCGACCGCCGACGTGTCCGACCACTTCGCGGCCTTCCTGCACGAGCACACCGGCGGCATCCCGCTCGCGCTGGAGGAGACCGTACGCCTGCTGCGCGCCCGGCGCGACATCTTCCGGTCCGAGAGCGGCTGGCGCCGCCGCATCACCGAGGAGCTGCGCGTGCCGCCCACGGTGCGCGACTCCGTCCTGGAACGCGTGACCCGGCTCGACCCGCCCACCCGCGCCGTGCTGGAGGCCGCCGCCGTGCTGGAGGCGCCTGCGGGCGAGGCGCTCATCGCGGCGGTCGCGGGCCTCGACGAGGCCGCCGTCCAGGACAGTCTGGCCGTCGCGCTCGCCTCCGGCCTGCTGCGCGAGGCCGGCCGGGGCGCGTTCGGCTTCAACCATGTTCTGGCCTCGCGCGCGGTCGCCGAGGCGACCCCGATCCCGTCGCGCCGCCGGCTGCACCACCGCGCGGCCCTGGCCCTGAGCGAGAGCGAGCACCCTCCCGTCGTACGGCTGTGCCGCCACTTCCGCGAGTCCGGCGACGTCGAGGAGTGGTGCCGCTACGCCGAGGCGGCGGCCGAGCTCGCCATGGAGGCTGGCGACGGCCACACGACGGTCGCCATGATGCTGGACCTGCTGACCGCCGCCGACCACCCGGTGGAGCGCCTGGTCCGCCTGGCCAGGCGGCTCGGCGCGGCCGTCTCCGCCACCGCCGAGCCGCTGCTGGGGCTGGGGGAGCGGGTGCGCGCCGCGCTGGAGGAGACGCTCGCGCATCCCGGGCTGCCGGCCGAGGCCAGGGGAGAGCTCGGGCTGAGGCTGGGGCGGCTCCGCTTCCACCTCGGCGAGTTCGAGGCCGCGATGGCCGGCCTGGAGGCCGCCATGCCGGATCTGCAGGATCGGCCCGAGCTCGCCGTCCAGGCCATGCTCCTGCTGGCCAACCCGATGATCCGCGCCTGGCCGCGGGCCCGCCACCTGGAGTGGGCCGGCCGGGCGGAGCGGCTCTTCCCGCTGGTCGGCCTGCCGGTCGAGCGGGCCGCGTTCCTGTCCAACCAGGCCGCGGCGCTGCTCTGCCTCGGCGAGGAGGACGGCTGGCGCGTGGCGCGCGCACTTCCCACCGATGGGGACAGCCGCCTGGAGCGCCAGGAGATCGCCCGGGGGAGGCTGATGGCCGGTCAGTTCTGTACGTTATGGGGCCGGCACGACGACGCCCGCGCCTACCTCGATTCTTCCGCGGCGCTGGTGGAACGGGCGGGCTACCGCCGGATCGAGGACGTGCTGAGGCTGGCGCGGGCACACCTGGCCTGGCACGACGGGCACTGGGACGGCCTGGACGACGTGGCGGCCGAGCTGGCCGGCTCGGAGACGGCCGACGAGGCGACCCGCCTGGAGGCCCGGATGATCCTCGGCTGCCTGGACCTGGCGCGCGGCGTACCGCAGCGGGCCGAGCAGCGGCTGCGCGAGGTTCTCGCCGCCAGCCTGGAGCGCGGGCACGCGGACCCGTTCATCTTCCCCGACGTGGCGCTGGCCCGGATCCTGCTCGCCCGCGGCGAGCCGGAGGCCGCGGTGGAGATCACCGAGCCGATGCTGGAGATGATCGTCCGCAAGGACGTGTGGCTGTGGGCCACGGAGCTGCTGCCGGTCCACCTGGACGTGCTGGCGGCCGTCGGGCGGACGGAGGAGCGGGCCGGCCTGGCGGCGGCCTTCGCCGCCGGGATGGCGGGACGTGACGCTCCGGCCGCCGCCGCGGCGGTCGTGACCTGCCAGGCCATGGTCGCCGCCGACCCGGAGGCGGCGGCGGGCCTGTTCGGCCGGGCCGCGGCGATGTGGGCGGCGCTGCCCCGCCCCTACGACGGGCTGCTCGCCGCCGAGCGCCAGGGCCGCCGCCTGCTCGACGCGGGCGAGCGCGAGCGGGGGCTGGCCGTGCTGGAGGAGAGCCAGCGGGAGCTGGCCGCGCTGGGCGCGCGCTGGGACGCCGACCGGGTCGCTCACCTGCTGCGCGAGCAGGGGGTCGAGGTGGCCAGGCCGTGGCGCGGCGGGCGCAGGGGGTACGGCGACCGCCTGTCCCCGCGCGAGCTGGAGATCGTCCGCCTGGTGGCGCTCGGATGGACCAACAAGCGCATCGCGGAGAGCCTGACGCTGTCGCCGCGTACGGTGGAGCGCCACCTCAGCGCGTCCATGCGCAAGCTGTCGGTCACCACGCGCACTGCCCTGGTCACCACGGCCGCCGCCGACGGACTGCTGGACGAGACACCGACATAG